The Schistocerca nitens isolate TAMUIC-IGC-003100 chromosome 2, iqSchNite1.1, whole genome shotgun sequence nucleotide sequence tcgtactcttagggatttatggacagccctgtagtattcatggtgttagttccctccagcaatacttcagacattagctgagtccatacaatgtcgtgttgcggcgcttctgtgtactcacgggggctctacacgatattagggaggtgtaccagtttcttgggcggtGCTAGCAGTCGCCTTCTGATTACATTGTTGAATAAAACATCGCCACGTTAATTCAAAACTACGTTCTCGACTTTTCGAACCCTTTTTCTATAGAGACCCGATCCTTCGTTTCGATCAGTTTAAAAGTAAAGATGATAACATTATAGAAAGAAGGAATTATTAAAATATTAGAAAAGAGCAGATTAGCAAATATATTACTATTCTTTACTGAAAGTGAACTCTGCAAATATTATACCAAAGACACAATTTTTGTGTGTAGCAATTTTCAGTATTGACGTATTGGTAATGAAAAAAAGTCAAGCAGTAAGTCTAGAGGCGCGGAAACTACATTTTCACTTTGAACTATATAAGTTAGTGAAGAGGTTACGAACGTTGCATTACTTTTGGCGCAGCACTTACCTGGTGGTGCAGCTCAGACGTTTTCTACTTTACAACCGTTACAAAGACCCTGCATCAGACGGGCTACACTACAGCTCTGGTTTTCTGACGACGACTTACTTGTCACTTGGTTTCAAGAGTTCATAAACTGATTCCATAGCAGTGTCGAGGACACTGTGTAGATTTCCGTTGTGAGGCGTGCCCGGTGCGAAGCGAGGTACGAGGTCCAACAAATCGTGCGTATCGCGGCGGCTGACGGAGTGTGCGATGTAAAGTTGAGAGCCCGGCTCCCACCGAAAGAGAGTCTCGTGCCCAAGAAGCGGGTACTTGTCGGCCAGTCGCCGGCCCTCTCGCTCCTCGAACACGATGGACGTAGCGTGGAACCGCGCCAGCGCCTTCAGCACGCACTCACACTGGCGAACGTCTAGTGGCTTCTTGGGGTCCAGCATGTGGTAGCCGGTCAACACCAGGTCCTCCAACACCAGCAAATCCGACCGCATGTAGTAGCACTTAGGGACGGTGCCCAAGTACACAGCAGCCTCGTACTGCGAGCAGCGCAGGTGTTTCTGCACGTCCCTAAGGAGATCGCCGTAGAAGAGGATCTCCTTCTGGTAGCCAGTAGTGGACATTGCTAAATTCCTCCTGTAGATGTCATCTAGAGGCACCGACTTGACAAAGAACTGCAGTTCGGTGGTCTTGGCACCTTCCCTTTCCCTGTCGCCCAGTGAGACAGACACGCGCAGCTTCAGGTGATCGCCCATGAAGCCCTTCAAGTCTGTGCTAAGGGGAGCGACTGCAAACCATGCCAACTCGAAATCGTCCCTCTGCAGGTACCTCTTGACGATCTCGCGACATTCCTCTCGCGACAGCGCTGACGTGGAGCTCATGTCTGACGTCAGCTGCCTCTCGTACTGTCAGAGAGTGCACAGTACGGGGCTGGATCCGAAAAGAGAGCTTATTTATACTAGTGTCCGACATACGCGTCGTAATAAACGCAATAGAGGGCTTTATCAGCAGTTCTATCTCTGTTGTCACTGTGTCACGTAAAGATTAGGGATCCTGAAAGCAGCGTTTGCATTGTACTTGTGCTATCAAGTCACTCATTGTTCGTTACGTAGGCTATTATTTTTGAGTGAGAACCTAAGTCTCAAGAGTATATAAAGAACAGATTATCACGCTGCGGCACGTCGCATATAGCTTCTTTTGCAGCAGATAGCTTCAAGAGTCATGTAAGAAACATGACGCATAGTTTTTCCCTCTCATTTTGGCTACAACGCACAACTCATGGATTCCcggttaaaaaacaaaaatgtgaGAGAAGGACGTTACACTACGTTAGAAGAATCCAGCGGCTTTTTCATTACTAGAAGTACAAACACAAACACCAGTGTTTTATTTAAAGCACATGTGTTTTATGTAAATTACCATTGACAATATTCTCTTTTCCGTTGAAAGAAGAAAACGTGTAACCcacattattgtcattattgtgaGTATTATTACTGAAGCAGGCAGCAGATTTAAGTGTTTCACtcatctacactactgggcattaatattgctacaccaagaagaaatgcagatgataaggggtatccattgaacaaatatatcatactagaactgacatgtggttacattttcacgcaatttgggtgcatagatcctgagaaatcagtacccagaacaaccacctctggtcgtaataacggccttgatacgcctgggcattgagtcaaacagagcttcgatggcgtgtacaggtacagctgcccatgcagcttcaacgcgatatcacagttcatcaagagtagtgactggcgtattgtgacgagccagttgctcggccaccattgaccagacgttttcaattggtgagggatctggagaatgtgctggccagggcagcagtcgaacattttctgtatccagaaaggcccgtacaggacctgcaacatgcggtcgtgcattatcctgccgaaatgtagggtttcgcagggatagaaagaagggtagagccacgggtcgtaacacatctgaaatttaacatccaatgtacaaagtgccgtcaatgcgaacaagaggtgacagagacgtgtaaccaaaggcactccataccatcacaccgggtgatacgcttccaatgtgcgttcaccgcgatgtcgccaaacacggatgcgaccatcatgatactgtaaacagaacctggattcatccgaaaaaatgacgttttgccattcgtgcacccaggttcgtcgttgagtacaccatcgcaggcgctcctgtctgtgatgcagcgtcaagggtaaccgcagccgtggtaatACCCTGAAATAATGGGCCACCACGTTCATCATCACTGACAGAACTGAGAACTTTATTTAAGATAACTACAAAACATCAGATCAGTAGTGGATGAAAGTAACAAGCGAAGATCATTGGACAGAAAAGACTACGACAAAATGATCGTGGAGAAgtgaaaaagttgaaaaataaatctaaacatgtcctggataGACTACAAGAAAGTCTTTGACTCACTGCCACCCATTTGGATCATTAAGTTCCCGGGAATCCGTAGTGTCAGCGAAAacgtcaggaaattcacagaaaacCCGATGGAGCAATGGGAGATAGAACTATTTCTCAGAAAATAATACTGCAGATTACTAAGCATGAAGAGAGGCGTTTTTCAGTGGAACAATTTGTCTGCTCCCTTCCCGCTGTTCATCTGTTCATCATCACCTTTGTCCCACTGTCAaccatctaacaggaaacaaacctgGGCCATTAAACAGAGAGAAGTTATCAGAAATTAACACGCCTTTTGCACACGAATGAATTTAAGCTcttcagaaacactgaaattgagatCCAATTTCAGAATAATAACACCCGAATCACCAATGACATCAACGTAAAATTCGGCTTAGACTAGAGCGCCACATTGACGCTGTGGAAGGGTAAAACCTCGGAAAGTGAAGGCATCAGAATGCCAGATGGGCAAGCCATCAAGTGCCTCAGGCGGAAAGCTTACAAAAACCTAAGCACTTTACAGTTGGACAACATGGGCATGTAGAAAGTGTGGACAGCAAAGAGCACATCCAGTGGGCAATAAACTTTTTAGATGCAAATTGAATTATAGCTTTACCATCAAAGCAGACAATGCCTGGACCATACCTCTTATCGCACAGACTGAGGGCATGGTGAactgggcaaaagtagaattgGACAATCAGGATAAGAAAACACATGATAATTTACCATGCGGCTCACCGTTGTTGTCACGTCATCAGTCTGTACTTGTCCAGAGAAGTAGATGCAATTTGCAATTGAGACTGATAGTGGAAGAAGAGAAGCATGGATTGGCAGCCTACGTGAGAGGTAGTCAAGAGTCAGCCCTGACTGAAATCGATAACAAAAGGCTTCTCAAAGTATAGCAAACGAAGACCCAATACCGGAAGGCTGCACTCCAATGCCGGATTGTCAGCCTGCGCGATAAAGAACGGCATGGGCAGTTTTTGGAGAAGACTGGAGAAGATCAAACGCAAAGTAGGTGAGGATAGATTTGGTCTTGGCTGACCAACACAATCCTAAAGAAGGAAACTAAAGGCTTAATTGCTGCCGAACAGAAACAAGCCATCAAAACTAACACTATCGAAAGATCGCTTATGCTGATTGTAAGAAGAAGCACAAGGCTGTGGCACGAATGATTCACTGAAATGTAGGCCAAAATTACCATCTACTGGAGGCAAGAAACTGGTGGGACCACAAGTCAGAAAAAGTTCTCgaaaacaaacataccaaattaCTTTGCTTCTCTCCACTTCAGGCAGATCGAATGTAGGAACCCAGTACACCAGACATCACAGCTTTGGTGACAAAGAAAGCTTGGTCCGTTGACACTGCCATCCTACATGATAGCTGACTCGACTGTTGCGTAATCCAATGAAAGTGGTCCCTGCGGTTCACGGTACATTGAGAATAGTGACAAAATACCACAGTGGCCGCCTGAAATCCACTGACATTAAAAACATATCCATTTCCCAACTTCCAAGGCTACTTTACTAGACGCTTGGGAAGTGTCCGAGtagggataaaataaaagaaatccaaTGTGGTGATTTTATTTGCTATGCTTactcttgtaataataataataataataataataataataataatggtgtttACAAAATATCTTTACAAACTTAGGCTTTCATAACTTTAAAATTATATTAGATAATAACATTTTCATCATGAGACAAGATTATACGTATAGTTTTGTATTATTCAGGTCTCACAGATTTGACGAAATTTTTGGGCGCCACAGGAGAAAGCTCAGTGTATAGCCCGGTTTGTAGACACGAAATCCAACGCTCAAGCGCAACGGAACCTTTTAAAGTAACATGGAAGGAACCTACCATCTCTATCTACTATTCTACTTGGCATACGTCATTGATGGAAACAGATCGTGTTTTCTGCAATCAGGGGGCGGTTTTCCTCTTGTGTTCCAGACATCCACGTACTGAAAGTatgggaaggaaggaagctccgTCTCTAGGCCACAAGTGgtccttccgggaccgtccggccgccgtgtcatcttccgaggaggatgcggataaggaggggcgtgtggtcagcacaccgcactcccgaccgttaggacggtattctttgaccgaagccgctactaatcggtcgagtagctcctcaattggcatcacgaggctgagtgcaccccgaaaaatggcaacagcacatggcggcaggatggtgacccatccaagcgccggccacgcccgacagcgcttaacttcggtgatctcacgggaaccggtgtagccactgcggcaaggccgttgcctgaaagTATGGGAGATCCTACAAAATCAGTGCATACGGTGGCCAGAGAGTAGGCAATATCACGAACAACAGTGTGTAAAATCTTGGAAAAAACGTTATGTCTTCATGAttacaaaataagaaaatttggaaaagatTTGTCCCtctgatgagtcaacatttcatgTGTATCGCGAGCTGATACGTCATAATGTTTATATATTGGGATCAGATTGTTCTTATGTTACGTGTGAAATGGGTTTCAGACTTATGTACAAGTGTATTGTTAGTACATTTTTTTTCACTGAGGCTGCCTTCAACAGTGATGTCTACCTGGGCATGTTGTACAATTTGAACACCTGCAACACGAGAACATATTCCAGCAAGCTGGAGTTCCACGTCATTGGCCCCTAAATATTCGTCAATATCTAAATGAGGAGAATCTTTCTCCACATTGTTTGTAAGCAGCTGGTGACAGTTTCAGCACGGCCTGCAGGGTTGCCAGAATTCCCTTAAGGTCACGACATCGTGTAGTATTGTTAGATTTTATCCCCCATTCTTCTCACCCATCTCTCTGACATCACAACCAAAGATGGTGGAAAAGCCGACTTGTGTAGTGCGAAATTAGAAAAATCCAAGAAAGCGGAACTATACTCATAAGAATAAACCGGAAGTAAGCAAACACAGacacgatgattggtcagaagccgtagcggacgtacactggtgttgttatgctcttggaagtaggttctacttatgtattagata carries:
- the LOC126236256 gene encoding uncharacterized protein LOC126236256 — encoded protein: MSSTSALSREECREIVKRYLQRDDFELAWFAVAPLSTDLKGFMGDHLKLRVSVSLGDREREGAKTTELQFFVKSVPLDDIYRRNLAMSTTGYQKEILFYGDLLRDVQKHLRCSQYEAAVYLGTVPKCYYMRSDLLVLEDLVLTGYHMLDPKKPLDVRQCECVLKALARFHATSIVFEEREGRRLADKYPLLGHETLFRWEPGSQLYIAHSVSRRDTHDLLDLVPRFAPGTPHNGNLHSVLDTAMESVYELLKPSDKYRNVLCHRDLWLNNMLFAEDAKGELSVRLLDFQTLHLEPPAHDVVTFLHLATMRDMRRAHGQQLLELYHQALADVLCQHDLNIDSILPLQVFLQSCEETKPVAVVIAVYILQVTMLTLPKDIDLENYVSVRKDFVKDAYQHDERYRSRMTEAMEELVETCLMPRLREQQR